A region of the Gopherus evgoodei ecotype Sinaloan lineage chromosome 15, rGopEvg1_v1.p, whole genome shotgun sequence genome:
gaattaaaatcaacaaagggggtgggtctgcatcaaggagaaacacacaactgtcacacacaatggccccctcaaggattgaactcaaaaccctgggtttagcaggccaatgctcaaaacaatgagctacctctccccccactattccaggcaggactgaatctccattaaatTTTTCAAGGTGCCCCGACAGACCTTGCCAAAGTGATTGTCggccgttgatttcacagagggaggaagggaggagggagcaaatgaatacaaaacaaatctggtctctttcttgttttaatccactccatctctcttatacatcttaggctggcagcagacagtgcagtatgactgctagccatcgtcatctcctggctgcttgccagaagatggtgccgtacaactgcaggcaggactgactctctccAGGAGACGAAACTTAAAAggagaatgacctgaagtcacTCCCGtttatgtccaggcgcccctgacagacctcaccgaggtctgccaggagcacccatgtctgcccaggcgtcCCGACtaacctcaccgaggtcggccaaaagagcacccaggagacaatgatggctaccaatcgtaatgcaccatctgctgtcaAAAGGCAACGAGCTACTGCTGTGTAGCCATGCAGCACCacatcagccagcacccaagagacgtacagtgacggtgagctgagtgggctccatgcttgccattgtatggcgtctgcacgagtaacccaggaaaaaaggctcaaAATGATTATCTGCCAATGCTTTCATGGGGGGGCAGATgacgtacccagaaccacccgtgacaacgTTTTtggcccatcaggcattgggatctcaacccagaattccaataggcggcagagactgcaggaactgtgggatagctaccacagtgcaacgctccagaagttgacgctagcctcagtactgtggatacACTCCTCCAAGTTAATagtcttaatggtcttaagtggggacacacagaaTTTACtatataaaatcgatttctaaaaaatcaacttctataaattcgacttaatttcgtagtgtagacataccctagaaaGCTTAGGACCTAGGAGAGCAAGTTCCAAACCTTGCAGAGACCATCCTGGCAGCTGTCCCCTATCGGTGACCCTAGTGATCTCAGCTCTGGCACAAGGTGACAGgcagtagaaaaaaaaatctacttataTAAGTTCATGTTCTTCAGTTCGTTTCTCAGTGACATTCTATGTGTTAATCATTATCTAGGTTTGCAACTGAAGCACAAAGCACAAGCCAAAGCGTCCCTGATGGTCATCTGTATAACAACGTGAGTAACAAGGGTGCTCAGAATCACATTCTTCCATGGCAAGTGTTAAAATGGAGGTCTCCTCTCTTTTTGTTCTGCTAGCTGTCCAGATGGAAGTAAAAGATCCTCCTCCAACACTTTTCCAAAGCAATAGGGAAAAACCTCAATGTGCAGGCCTCAATCCCATTCTTGATACAACACGTTCTGTTCTGAAAGATTGTGTGTGAGATGCTCGCTGCGACCAGCTAGGTCGCTGCAGTTTGCCGAGGCCGTTACTGTATGAGTAGTATTGAGATAATGGATGTATACTGCACATTGAGATTGCTGTGTCAGAGAGCCACTATTCAGTGTGTTTACCCAGCTATAAGTTTCCTGTTGCAGACCATCTAGGCACTGTAAGTTTAAAAAAacgaaataaaaacaaaaaacaactttgAAGAAAAGAACCAACCAGCTAAACACAATGTAGGATAAATGGTGTATGGGCAAAATATCCCCCCACAAAGGGATGCATTCTCTGCTTAATATGAGGAATGTGCATGGTGGAGGGAAAGAAGATTGGATATAAAAGCAAAGGGATTGGGGACCCAAATAAGTCAAATTAAATAAATGACTTTTGCATCAAACTCTGAAAACAGCCAGAGAGGAGGTTGCTCATCTGTTCTTCAGCAGACCCTTTGGATGGGAGTTCACCATGTCCAAGAAAGACTTGCTGTATTATCTATATTCTAGCAGCACCTACAGATCAGGGCTATGTTGTGCTAGGTTGAATCTAGTGACTGAGGTGAGATCAACCCTGACCAACCATAGCTGCAAAGCAGGGTTATAAGGAGAGAGGCAGTTAGAAAGTTAGTCATGTGATTCTTGCCAAGATTACGAAGGGCTTTCTATGATCACATAAGAACTTGCATTGTATTCTTTGCAAGCAGTACAAATCTTGGGAGGCTGGCATCACCCACTCCTTCACCCCATCAAAGAGCAAGTTCACAGCCATGTACAGATCTCGCAGCCTCTGGCTCAATGTATCAGAATAGAATATATACAAGTAAATTATACAGATGTACACTACAGTAATAGAAATATTGGCTCTAGCAGTTGCACATGGAGAACAATAATTGTTTTGTGCTGCCTGACCTGATCTGTAGATTCTGTTTTTGCCACCTTACAAAATAAACAGTATAAAAAGGTTGTCTACCAGCATAcaaatttaaacaattttttgtttgcaCTGCCTGCTTACATACTAACTTTATTATGATTGATTTCCTTAGCTTGCCACGGTTTTAAACCCAGTGCCTTTGCAGACCGTAAACCTCCAACCTGTTAATTTCTCATCACTGAATGAGACAAAACCAGGCGCATCACCAGCAGGTAATAAAGTCATTTTACACTTCAGACCTAACCTTCACACATTATCTATTTTCCCAGTGTCCCACAAAGACATTGCACAGTGGATCTGAAGGATCACAGCAAAAAATCAGCAGCAAAAACTAATATGGTCCAGGGCTCTGTGTGATGACTTTGAGAAGTATGCATATGTTTAATATTTAGAGCATGAATATGTATTGGGGATAATCAGTTGTTGTCTTATATATATTCAAGATGCAAAAGAAAGCAAACACTCATCAAGCATGTTATTTGCTTACTTTAATATATGTATTAAtttgtctttttcccccacctcctttcagATGTATCAAAGAGCAGTTCACAGACACCTCATTATTATGAGATAATGGAATTTGATCCTTTAGCACCAAGCTACAGCACAGAGtgagtaattttaaaaattactaatctgcagtttctcactgctTTTTAGTAGAGTATGATGGAATGATTTACTGGACTATCAATTAGCGGCCTTTAATGTGTGTGGTTAATGTGGGTTAATCGCAGACCCTCTGGGCGAGAGGGCAGCATGAGCTGCTCCAGAGAACCTGTCTGGTCAGGCACAGTAACAGAAGCCTCCACCAGagggtgggaagagaagaggcTCTCTTTAGAGTTTAGAGAAAGTAATGTGGTTTTCATCTCAGcgtttttaaagtaaaaacaggATGGCTAGGGGCTTGCCGgagtgcctctctctcccccgctTGCAGAGCTGGCCCAAGTCACTCTCCCTATGCCTCCTggggctgccccacccccattctgtgCCACCCGCAGCCgaggctgcccccccaccccagctctgcactgCTTACAATGGGGTGTCCCCATCTCAGCCCCGTGTTGCCTGCAGCTGGAactgacccccctcccctgtGCTGCCCGAGGCTGAGACAAACTCCCACCCTGAGCTGACCCCTCCCCTATCCCCTGAGTCCCGTGCTACCCGGGATTGGGGctgacccccaacccctccctccccccgctccaGACTGCCCATGACTGTGGCTCAATCCCCCCCTCCAGTCCTGTGCTGCCCACAGCTGGGGCTAATCTTCACCCCCACCCCGCTGCCCACAGCTGGGGCTGATCTTTCTCCCCCCTGAGCTCCATGCCTCCCCTGGCTGAAGTtgatctctccccctcccccagctccgtgCCTCCCCTGCTGAGGGATTCTCACCCCTCCCGCACAGCTCTGCATCTCCCCTGGCTGAGGCtgatctctcccccaccccttgagCTCCGCACCTCCCCTGGCTGAGACTGacaccctctccctcctcccgccttcccctctccagctctgtgCCGCCAAGGGGTCAGCTCTgaagccagcactgcctgccagcaGCAAATTTCCCTACTTTCCTGCTGGTGGGCAGGGGCAATGCTGAGCCGCCTCTCTCTGCTCTGTCTTACAgctgggacaaatgcccagttttggtgAAAAAATAGGGCCGGCCAGGACAGAGCTgaaaaaggggactgtcctggccaaaacgggACGGATTGGCACCCTAGCCAGCCCGGTCCCTATTGTTCCCAGCTGGCCCCTCACTCCCGGGACCAACCTCCCTATGTCATGTCCCATTGCCCCTAGCTGGCTGCTCACTCCAGGGATACCCCACAGAGAACATGGGTCTTACAAGCTCAGCCTCCCTGCATCAACCTCTCCACCCCTGCAGTATGATGAGTCCCTGAGGTAAAATCCACCCTTCCTTGAAAACAAGGGCTCACTCAGCGGAAGGGAGCCCACCTAGCTCCATAAAAGTAGGTGAGCCTGGTGAGCCCAGTACCAGAAACCACctttccagaagcagcagcaagacacCTTCCTCACCCTCCTCCTGCACAGGTTATTGCTTGGTCCTCCCCATTGTCACCCTCTCTCATCCCAGGCCCTCCCCCTGCACAAGTCATTGtttacttcccccctcccctgtcctCCCCCAACGCTGAATgcttgattggctgaacaagaagtaggactgagtggactcgtaGGCCCTAAAGTTTTACATCGTTTTATTGttaagtgcagttatttttttacgtaattctacatttctaagttcaattttcatgatgaGATTGTGATACAGTACTTCAATGGGGTGAATTGAAGTTTTTTAtacagtgcaaatgtttaataaaaaataaacgtaaagtgagcactgcacactttttgtattctgtgttgtaattgaaatcaaaatatttgaaaatgtagcaaacatccaaaaatatttaaataaatgatattctattattaactGCGCAATtaagtgattaattttttaatcacttgacagccctacttttacTGTATGTATTTCTTTTTCAAGTTAAAAATGTGTGAAATTAATCAAATTGATGTAGGTATCAGGTGAAAGTGATTAACATTAATAGGAGTGGCTAAATTCTTTGCAGTTCTTTGAACATTCCTGGGTTAGCTCTTTAAGCAATAAACCTGTGGAGGGGGGTTTATTAATAGGCAACCCATGTGCTGAAAAATAATCTAGTTAACTCTTGTTCAATGGTATGAAAAGCTGAACATACCAGGACTGATCTTGGTGAGGACAGGCTGCTATAGCCTCACAATATATATTAGCTCAGAGCTATCTTCTTTTGTAGTTTTAATGTATTAAAATCAGTATGTATTTGTTTAACTTTTTTGTTCTCCAACCACTTTACTTCTGGAGACCTGAACCAAAATCCTATTTCattcaaaactgaaaacaagTTTAGTGGTGTCTCCTAGTGTCCCAGTTGGAGATGTACAGTATCTTCACAAATTCACCACAATCAGCAGTGTGCTCAATTTTGAATGCTGGCTGTCCTGCCACTTCAACTGCTGAATAGTAGgcattttaaacatttaagaGAAATATTCACAATTGAGCAGGATTTCACTGGCAAATTTTTGCTGAATAAAATGAAATGAGCATGACCTAGTATTTACCCTACTCTTCTTCTTCCAGAGTTATTTATGAAGAAATCGATGATTATATCTCCAAATCAGAAGCTAAAAAGCACACAGATTGCTAAGAGTGGAAGGTGAACTCTCTTAATGAATACAAAAGTTATTCTCTGATGCCAACACTAGACTGCTTTCTATAACTGACAAGTGAATACAAGGAAAGTCTTGTTTGTTATTTTGAACATAGCAACAAATAAGCATTGGGGTTTTATGCGTTACCCACTTCCATGTGTTATGTTTGGATCTGCTTTCAATTCTGATCATTGACACTTTATATAAGTGAAGTAAGGCCCCAAGTCTGCACACACTTATTTTTCGAGGGGActattgtatgtatttttttgcaggactggggcctggaacagttttttgtgtgtttgcagaattggggcctgaaGCAAAATTGTCTACAGAATAATGCACTCTGCCGCTAACTGAAGCAGAACACAAGCAGTCTTAAATTACAGAGGAAATCTTTGCTTCAAGAGTAACTAACATACTGAACTGCTTTGTTTTTTATGTAGCAAACAAAATTAAACTACTATTCATCTACAGAAACTGAATAACTCAATCTGTTTTTTAGCATTAGTGCTCTTAATTGGGCAAATCATGTGAGTGACACCATCCAAAAACCTAGGAGAAGTTCTGTATCTAGGATCCTCCTATTTTAGATCTATCGACTGTTGTGTGAATATACTCACTATGGAACTTTTTTGCCTTTATATTTTGAATGCAGATGTTACTTCCTTCTAAAACCTGATTTGAAGTGTCTGTTgtaaaacaaaggagaaaaaaacacacCTACATTTTACAGAAGCTTTCGTTCGATGTACAAATTAATGAGTTTTGCCTTAATAAGGACCCGCTCTGAGTTGGAGCCTGAGCTCTTTCTTCCGGGCTTGTCAGAAtaggaaggtttttttttgttttttaaacctctcTGCTTGCTTGTATCACACCACATCCTCACTTTTAATTTTAATGTGCCTCTTTAAGAACTGGATATGAACCAACCAAAACTTTCCtaagtattgtttttatttttcagtttttaatccTATAAGGcaaaaaaaatacacctctaccccgatataacgcgacccggtataacacgaattcggatataatgcggtaaagcagcactctggggggtgagggggggcagggttacacactctggcggatcaaagcaagtttgatataatgtggtttcacctataacacagtaagattttttgcctccagaggacagcgttatatcgaggtagaggtgcatCTGTAGTGAAGGAAAAAGAGcaataaggaaaagttacttagttatcaaattattttaaataaataccttGAGCATTAGAAAGTGCTACTTTTATTAGCAGGGTTAAAGTGCCTTCCATACTTATGTTGAATGTAAAAGTTGCACTTTCTTGAAAGATGTAATAGTGCTCTGAATTGAAAGCTATGATATAAAACTTAAATAGGTTTTTGCAGCTAGCAAGTCAGATTAAGATTTTTTTGACTCTGTATGTTTAAagttaaattttattattttaacttcAAAAATGTAAGCAATATTAAATTATTAAGTTCTCCAACTGTTATACTGTCTTTTATAATACAAAACCAGAGGAAAACCGATTTATGGAAAACTACCACCTTATCACTTGGACTTACCAGTTGTCATTCATAAAGGGTGAAATACCCATCATGTAACACTACCCCACAAATACTTACACCACTGGGAATACTTGTGTGTGAGTATAAGGTGTCACAGGTATGTGGGTGGGGATGAGCCTCCACAATGGCCAACATGCCGAATTGCTCTAGAGACAAActtaaaagcttctctctcaccaacagaagttggtccaagaaaagatataatctcatccaccttgtctcgaatatcctgggactgacatggctacaacatgcATGCAAGttgctctagtgtagacaaaggcCTTACAATCAAATCACAGACCCATTAAGAAACATCCTGTCTTTAGCCTGATGTGGTATACAGCTTCCGAATCAGGAATGGTTTACACTTATTTGTCAGTAAACTGGCCAGAACACAGAATTTCTCTCCCCTGAACATTTTTTCCTGAATTGGGtcagaaaatcaaaatttttcactAGGCGAGCTCTCAAAATTCCGTTTTAGAAGAAATGAAATAGAATTTTCCAGCTGCTCAATTCACTCCAGTGGAAAATTCCCAGCCAACTCTATGGTGCTtggacattttttgttgttgcagcagcatagctatgccagtaaaaGCCCTAATGTAGATAGTTTTATATAAGTGCTTTATGGGGGGACAACTTACTTCATTAACTGGAAATAAGCTATACTCATAACTGCATTGATAGTAGGAGTGGGGAGGCTCTGCAGCTTAACTATGCTGGCACAGATAAAATGGCAAATCTTAAGCGTAGACAAGGCTTAAGAGAGGGATGCATGGCAGAGTGTCCTCTGATAGGGCCCCTATACCTCTGGTATTTGCATGGTATGTAATAGTTTGAGTTCTTTATTGATAAGGCATATATAACGTATCACTGGCCCAGAGAACTGGGTGAAGTTGGTGGAGGACTCGGTGGCAATTTTATTATTGGTATTTATTcaatgtttgtttgttctgcTATGGCAATATGATTGGAAGGAAAAAAGTGTTTATCTGGAGTGTCTAACAGTCTGTCTAAAGCACCCAGCGCTCCACAGGAAGCTCGTGTTTGTTATAGTCTATATTTTGAAGAAATAAGTCAATAGCTAAATTTCCATACACTTCTCTGGGGCCAAGATTTGGCCTTCATTCTGGAATTTACAATCCTGCACAGGGCAGGGCTTTGCTCAGACTCTCTACATCGAGTAAAAATCATTTTATGTAGCAGAACAATGTAACACTCAGCATGAAactgtaatatttttaatcagTCTAGTTCAGATTTCACATTGTGTTATTACAAAAGATACACTGGATGCCAGTAAATACACAGTACAATAATGTTCTTTGTTTTGAAAGAGACTTCCATGTACTTTAAAAACAACCAATAATTTGGATAGACGTAAGAGATGCACCAAAAATAGAGACAGGGGAACAAGAAGAGCTCCTCTGCATAGCACTGCTCTTAAATCATATACAAATGTAGTTTGCAGAGACTTAAATGAGAGCAATTCGATATTTTGTCATGATTTCTAATGTGCCCCTCATGGTGATGTCTGTACTATGAAATACTACTTTTGGTATTACTTTTATCACAGTCCGTGCACTAACGTGAGAGTCGGTGGGATGGTCTAGGGGGAAAAGGATACTAAAGTAGGAATTGAGTCCTGAGTTCAATGTGTGTGAGAGCTTGGGCATAACACTTCTTCCACCCTGTGCCTTGGTTCCCCTAcacataaaatggggataactgcCTGTGTCACGGGGCTCTTGGGagaataaaatccattaatgattaAGATGGTGTGGAAAGCCATATTAATACCTAGATAGAAGGGCAGGTAGGGAAGAACCATTCTGATCTAGTATTTCCTGATAGCTTTTGAGATAAGTTACATCACTCTTTCTTTAAGAGTCTTCTGTAAACACTTTTGCTACTTTCTTTGGGGCTTAGGTAGAAACCAGCAATGCAAAACATTAAGCTCTGCTTCAAAACTGCCATGTTACAATAAAAAATAACCCATTAAGAGCTTCTATACCATCTTTCATTCAAAGATATCTAAGTACTTCACAAATCAACCTAATTCTCCTATAAGATATTCATGGAGAAATTATGTTTGTCTACCACCAAAATGCAGTCACATCTGAGGTGAACAGCAGCTCTTTAACAGTACACAACACTGTACTGCTGTTTACCAAAACTGAACACCAATACCTACTGGAACTGTAAGAGAAATGCTTGTCTAACAaatagctctttttttttttttttttaaataaccataAGTAGTCAGGACCTCTGTTGTGCAcaacatctaacacacacaactCACTCTACCTCTAGCAGCAGTGACCACTGGTCTATGTCAGACTATTAATTCAGTACCATAAAAGGGAGAGTCCTAATGAATCAATGTCTATTCCTGTACCACATAAGTATCCTTTAGTGACCCAGACTGATTTTGTTTCCTCTCATGAGGTCTAACAAGATTAGGTAGAATATTTGCTGGTAAGGGTATTCCTTTTCACCTAAAACACAGGATCAATGAAAGTTGTCCTTCTGAAGTAGCATAAGCGCTTAATCATTTTCAGGCATTAAGTTTTCTTATCCGGTTTCCATCAACAGAGAAGATTATTAACTCCATACCCTCAGAGATTTAGTGGACAAAGCTGTTCCTATCAACTGAATATAAAGCTAAATCTGATAATTGTTTTGAAGATGTCCATTTGCACTTAGCTACAAAGATTTCCCTTTTCCTGTGTGTTCAGACACATCATTGGCCCTTGTATGGAAAGTAGAATAAAATTCACACCTTAAGAGCATCTCTGTCatggtttaatttaaaatacaaattcaTATGTACAGTAGTTCCATGTGGTGTTTCATATCCTCCTTGTGTCTTTGGAAGAATGTGTTTTGCTGCCAGGTACCAGAGAAACTACTCATTCGTTGTATAGATAGTATATTATTGATAACCTGGGAGTGGCAATTTGTGTCCTCCTTTTGCTTCAAAAAAAGTGTAAGAAAGAGTGATCAGATCAACATTGACCATTCTTGGGTCTTCAGCAAATTCAGGATCTATGAAGAAAAATACAGGCATGTCCACTTCCTCTTGGGGATTAAGCCGCTGTTCTTCAAAACAAAAGCACTGTAAATGGTGGAAAGTGGGAACAGTTACAAAACAAATATGCACAGACTGCATGTTAAGAACAGCCTTTAAGTCTACTGTTTTTTCTAGTGCTCGTACTTTGATAAATTTAAATGTCTAATggacagcggcagctccaggcaccagtgcttcAAGAGCGTGCCTGGGATGGCAGGCTGcggggggcaccctgctggtccctgcaagggtggcagtcaggttgcctttggcagcttgcctgtgggaggtccgccggtagCGGATTTGGTGGCGAGTaggctgaagccgcaggaccggtagacctcccacaggcaagccgccgaaggcagcctgactgccatgcttgggactgcaaaaaagctagagcagcccctgctaaTGGAACAAGATCTGTGATTGTAATGGGATAGCAGGTTCTCTCTTTAACTGTTAAAACAGAGATATGGTCCATGACACAAACTTCTTCCCTATTCGTGATTCATAGATCTCCCCTCTCTGGTGAATAGATACCAAGTGGCAATTACAGCAACTGCTTAAATTGAAAAGTTatattaggaaagtatttaataGTTTTGAAGTGAACAATCAATACCTTATGACTATTCAACCCACAAGTAAGTGCCTACAAGATCGTTAGTGGTCCATCTCCTACACTCTGGGAGCCACTCTACTGGGATTTTTAGAACCTGCCTTCTATGATTTAGCCTAGGCTAAATAGATGAATTGATGCATGCCTATTTGGAAAGGATAATGTCTGAAATACTGAATTTTGCCAGTCTAGATTGCCTGACGCGCCTTGGAGTTACATACTTCACCTACTTGTATTTTATTGAAATACTGTCCTGCTTCAAATGGAACCACATTATATGTAGATATTCCAATTACTGGTTTGTCTGTAGAATTCTTTGCTTTGTAAAATGCCAGTGCAGTCTCTCCTGGTAcaacctgtttaaaaaaacaaaatattattgtatttactttacattaatTACACCACTCTCAAAGTTCTGTAGGACTTAAGTTGctaaatttattccagtgataaTTTTTTTAGCTGCCTTAAAGGCAGATTCACTGCAAGTTATCTATTTCCTATATTTCCAACATTAGTGAATCTGGAAAAGTGATTGCAAATTAAAAACTGTATCGAGAACTAGCTTTAATATCCACACACAAAATCAATCATAATATGGATGCATTTTGGATCTTATCCTACAAGATATTGGACTtcaagggtatatctacacagcccATGTGGTAGACTGTGTTTGAAGTTGTCGCTTTGGATGGAATTTGGGCTCTAAAGCCTTTTTCTTGGGGGGTAGGAGGGGGCTAGACTAGACCCAAGCTGAAACTTCAAAGTGCCATCTATACAGCATGCTGGGAGGCTTGCTGGGAGCTATGTAGacatactcccattgacttcagtagtttaGCATCTTTTTGGAGCCTTATGACACCATATAGAATTGGGTCTTTGTAGATGTCAgattacaggtctgtcgcatcttaagTGCATTTAACATGTGCGAATTCAGCTTTACgtggttggcaaaaacaaaacaaaaaaaccccaacaatttaaatactgttcctgtagtgcaggcaattccgcctgccattcaactcaatgtaattgtGACTATACGcaattttcgctttacgcgctgatCGCGGAATggaaccccagcgtaagatgagacacaCCTGTAATACACTTTGGTATACAAAGTCCAATAACCCTgttgaaaaaaatatcaaaacagtAATTTCAATAATGAATTCAAACAACTGATCAAGGAACACAACTGACCTCAGAAGAGCCTGTGTTAGTAACCAGTTTTCAACAGTAGCATTATTATTaaaggtgtaaaaaaaaaaaaaaaaaaaaaaaaaagtgccctcttgacctaagccccagtgctGTAATTTACAATGCTGAGGTGGACTGTTCTGCCCTGCCAGCATGAGCCCTGCAGACTTTAATGCCCACATGCATTGTAAGTTGCAAGACTAGGGCCCCAACTTGCGTTTTTGCCCGTGCTTGCTGCCTGTGCAACTTATATTAACCTTTTCTAAAACGTTCTAAGAAACTAATATACAAACCAATGTGTACAGCAGCAACCAAGACAAATATTTGGTAAGTAAAAATATTTCAATCATTGTTTTTGCCCTTTAAGTTGAAATTAAAAACCtacaattatttttaacattatgCAAAATCCATTTGACGGTATCCTTTAAATCTGTGGCATTAACATTTGTGAATTCAAATGAAAGTAGCTTCAATATTATTTGAATGGGTGCTGAAATAAAAGACCCCCATATTGTAAATACTTGAGTAGTCCATGAATAGGCCTATCTATAGCCTTGATCCCAAAAAGGCTCTCATCCATGTTTAAATCTTTTCAAGATCAGAGCTAATGTATGTATTAGACACTAACACAGAACAAGTTTTCAACAGTTAAGATTTGAAGCctcaatttttcagttttgtaaGTTTTTTTTGTAGCTTTCATAATCATTCTATAATGTCTAAATGAATTTTTGTGTAAGTTTCTTACGTATATTTCTGTCTGCTGAGGTCTAAAATTCCAGTGTAGACTTGCATGCACATCAGCATTGAAAGTGACCTTAATGATGCGATCTTTAACAGGTTCCATAGTCTCAATCTGGTCTGAATCATGGCCTGCTACTGCTGACCCACCTAGTCCAGTAGcctttagaaaaagaaaagttgtAGTTAGCAGTATTTAAAATTGAAAACTTGATGGTATTTGAGGTACCAGAAAGTAAACAATTTCAACCTCTGTAGAAAGAGGGTTAAAGGTAACACTACCGCCTTAAGAGCTAGTCAGTTC
Encoded here:
- the LOC115635626 gene encoding cytochrome c oxidase assembly protein COX11, mitochondrial isoform X1, yielding MELCGRGWRCLGVLRLPCGAAGSGPRLLSVWARGGSACGRCPRTGPPRRQAWPGFQQARGAARPNPFARAQEQEWRRRNRTVLTYVAAAAVGMVGMSYAAVPLYRLYCQATGLGGSAVAGHDSDQIETMEPVKDRIIKVTFNADVHASLHWNFRPQQTEIYVVPGETALAFYKAKNSTDKPVIGISTYNVVPFEAGQYFNKIQCFCFEEQRLNPQEEVDMPVFFFIDPEFAEDPRMVNVDLITLSYTFFEAKGGHKLPLPGYQ
- the LOC115635626 gene encoding cytochrome c oxidase assembly protein COX11, mitochondrial isoform X2 — protein: MELCGRGWRCLGVLRLPCGAAGSGPRLLSVWARGGSACGRCPRTGPPRRQAWPGFQQARGAARPNPFARAQEQEWRRRNRTVLTYVAAAAVGMATGLGGSAVAGHDSDQIETMEPVKDRIIKVTFNADVHASLHWNFRPQQTEIYVVPGETALAFYKAKNSTDKPVIGISTYNVVPFEAGQYFNKIQCFCFEEQRLNPQEEVDMPVFFFIDPEFAEDPRMVNVDLITLSYTFFEAKGGHKLPLPGYQ